The Algoriphagus sp. TR-M9 genome has a window encoding:
- a CDS encoding PQQ-dependent sugar dehydrogenase → MKLSLGTLLFSSLLIFSCTKSNEFGSEISTDAEQIAAGKTLFENNCSTCHNFQQDGIGPNLSGITHHVETDWVKNFIKDPSLAIESKDPRAMALFEKFKTYMPPFASLGEEGIDQILAYLHTYESLPDTLPLTGLQDPIPEPVPDSGIRVELELFSQLPASDEAQPLAKMTKMDVVPGTNRVFVNDQRVGLYELIGQKPQMYLPILDHKPELISKPGWATGMASFSFHPEFTENGLFYTAHTEPGGTLEPDYGYPDSIRVFMQWVLTEWQAEDPAAASFKGSSRELLRIDIPSQAHGMQELTFNPNSKPGDEDYGLLFIGFGDGGLAEQRAAYVSDSKGTRIYSSILRIDPLGNDSPNGQYGIPKSNPFAGEAGKAGEVYANGFRNPNRVFWDKKGNMYATDIGQHSVEEINKIEKGNFYGWPIREGRFIINPYGKFNEIFPLKEDDEKYGVTYPIVQLDHDELAAIFAGYVMPYGPLEGKLIFGDILSGRLFFTDLDDPEAAGVQSWGVLYEGQEISLLELCGGKRVDLKFGQDADGQVYIMSKTEGKIYRIKR, encoded by the coding sequence ATGAAATTATCTTTAGGCACTCTTTTATTCTCTTCTCTTTTAATATTCTCCTGTACAAAAAGCAATGAATTTGGTTCGGAAATCAGCACTGACGCCGAACAAATTGCGGCCGGAAAGACACTTTTTGAAAATAACTGCAGCACCTGTCATAACTTTCAGCAAGATGGAATCGGGCCAAACCTCAGCGGCATCACCCATCATGTAGAAACAGACTGGGTCAAAAACTTCATCAAGGACCCTTCCCTAGCCATAGAGTCCAAAGACCCTAGAGCAATGGCTCTATTTGAAAAATTCAAAACATACATGCCTCCTTTTGCTTCTTTGGGTGAAGAAGGCATTGACCAAATACTCGCTTACCTCCACACTTACGAGAGTTTACCGGATACCCTACCCCTGACCGGTCTGCAGGACCCTATCCCGGAGCCAGTTCCAGACTCCGGGATACGGGTGGAGCTGGAGCTATTCAGTCAGCTACCTGCTTCGGATGAAGCGCAGCCTTTGGCAAAAATGACCAAAATGGATGTTGTGCCAGGAACCAATCGCGTTTTTGTCAATGATCAGCGGGTAGGGTTATATGAGTTGATCGGTCAAAAACCGCAAATGTATTTGCCAATATTGGATCACAAACCGGAATTAATCAGCAAGCCAGGCTGGGCTACAGGAATGGCAAGCTTTAGCTTTCACCCGGAATTTACTGAAAATGGTCTTTTCTATACGGCCCACACCGAGCCTGGTGGCACGCTAGAACCTGATTATGGCTACCCGGATAGCATTCGGGTATTTATGCAGTGGGTTTTGACGGAGTGGCAGGCAGAGGATCCCGCGGCAGCTAGTTTCAAAGGTTCATCCCGGGAACTGCTCAGAATTGATATTCCTTCCCAGGCCCATGGTATGCAGGAACTGACCTTTAACCCAAATTCCAAACCAGGAGATGAGGATTATGGCTTACTTTTCATAGGCTTTGGTGATGGAGGACTGGCGGAGCAAAGAGCTGCCTATGTATCTGACAGTAAAGGTACACGGATCTATAGCAGCATTCTCAGGATTGATCCTCTAGGCAATGATAGTCCCAATGGGCAATATGGCATTCCCAAGAGCAACCCATTTGCTGGGGAGGCCGGTAAAGCTGGCGAGGTCTACGCCAATGGTTTCCGGAATCCGAACAGGGTTTTTTGGGATAAGAAAGGGAACATGTACGCCACCGACATCGGACAACATAGCGTAGAGGAAATCAATAAAATTGAAAAAGGTAATTTCTACGGCTGGCCGATTCGCGAAGGTAGGTTTATCATAAACCCTTACGGAAAATTCAATGAAATCTTCCCGCTAAAAGAAGACGACGAAAAGTACGGGGTAACCTACCCAATAGTCCAACTCGATCACGATGAGCTAGCAGCTATTTTTGCAGGGTATGTTATGCCCTATGGCCCGCTGGAAGGCAAATTGATTTTTGGAGACATCTTATCTGGGCGCTTATTCTTCACTGATCTGGATGACCCCGAAGCTGCAGGCGTTCAAAGTTGGGGTGTGCTATATGAAGGCCAGGAAATCAGCTTGCTGGAACTCTGTGGAGGAAAACGTGTGGATTTAAAATTTGGCCAAGATGCAGACGGGCAGGTGTATATCATGAGCAAAACAGAAGGAAAGATTTATCGGATAAAGAGATAA
- a CDS encoding PAS domain-containing sensor histidine kinase — MNPEFSNYSVFFDQTPDLVCIAGYDGYFKKINPAVPQALGYTYEELYSKPIKEFIHPADRDKTATVRDELLRDTTLTNFENRYLTKSGEIVWLSWTSQPIADSQVVFAIAKNITQKKQLENDRNALLTNLTEINKGLRHLGYMTSHDLRSPVSNILSIFELIDSSKITDPETLEYLDLFKVCCEDLKEKLDQFSVDLKEKQSLHIPFENILLEDVVNRISKSIGTLLQISQAQVDMDFEQVPSIHSNQTYLESIFLNLISNSIKYKKAGARPHIKICSSLKNGFVHLTFADNGIGFDMTEVKDKIFGFQQTFHQNSDSRGIGLYLVYNHVQSLGGKIKVDSTPGVGTIFTLILKP, encoded by the coding sequence ATGAACCCGGAATTTTCCAATTATTCTGTTTTCTTTGATCAAACTCCGGATTTAGTTTGCATCGCTGGATACGACGGTTATTTCAAAAAAATAAACCCGGCCGTACCACAGGCGCTAGGATATACCTATGAGGAGCTTTACTCCAAACCCATCAAGGAGTTTATTCATCCAGCCGACAGAGACAAAACTGCCACCGTGAGAGATGAACTCTTGCGTGATACTACACTTACCAATTTTGAAAACCGCTACCTGACCAAATCCGGCGAAATCGTATGGCTTTCCTGGACTTCCCAGCCCATAGCGGATTCGCAGGTGGTCTTTGCGATAGCAAAGAATATCACACAGAAAAAACAGCTGGAAAACGACAGAAATGCGCTGCTAACCAATCTTACTGAGATTAATAAAGGGCTGCGGCATTTGGGCTACATGACTTCCCATGACCTGAGGTCTCCTGTCAGCAATATTCTCTCGATTTTTGAGCTGATTGATTCGAGCAAAATCACCGATCCGGAAACTTTGGAATACCTGGATCTTTTCAAGGTCTGCTGTGAAGATTTGAAAGAAAAACTGGACCAATTCTCGGTGGATCTCAAGGAAAAGCAATCCCTGCACATTCCATTTGAAAATATTCTGCTGGAAGATGTGGTGAATAGAATATCCAAATCCATCGGTACTTTATTGCAAATCTCTCAAGCCCAAGTCGATATGGATTTTGAGCAGGTTCCTAGTATACATTCCAATCAAACTTATCTGGAAAGTATATTTCTAAACCTGATCAGCAATTCCATTAAATATAAAAAAGCTGGGGCCCGCCCACATATTAAAATTTGCTCCAGTTTAAAAAACGGATTCGTTCACCTCACATTTGCTGACAATGGGATAGGTTTTGATATGACTGAAGTAAAGGATAAAATTTTCGGTTTTCAGCAGACCTTTCACCAAAATTCAGACAGCCGGGGGATTGGACTTTATCTGGTTTATAACCATGTGCAAAGCCTAGGTGGAAAAATCAAGGTAGACAGCACACCCGGAGTAGGCACTATTTTCACACTTATTCTGAAACCTTAA
- the hflX gene encoding GTPase HflX, which produces MSKYSRKLQKLFDTSVEQETAVLVSIVRQQQSEQETEEHLDELAFLTETLGAKTVYRFTQKMEKPDIRTFVGSGKLEEIQAYIKHFEVDMVIFDDDLSPSQMRNLENELKVKIYDRSLLILDIFLKRAQTAQAKTQVELARFQYLLPRLTRMWTHLERQRGGTSTRGGAGEKEIETDKRNIRNRITLLKQKLREIEKQGETQRKGRKGIVRVAVVGYTNVGKSTLMNLITKTDILAENKLFATVDSTVRKVVLDTIPFLLSDTVGFIRKLPTHLIEAFKSTLDEIREADLLVHVVDISHPHFEDHIAVVTQTLNEIKAGDKPVLLVFNKTDLVETMPSEEESMNMSEHELEEANYVDFAALAESYGKKTGIPPVFMAAGNGTNVEEFREALITEVKKQHRKIYPHYLDDQTFSIN; this is translated from the coding sequence ATGAGCAAATACTCCAGAAAACTTCAAAAACTATTCGATACCTCCGTGGAGCAGGAAACTGCTGTTCTAGTAAGCATAGTGCGTCAGCAGCAATCTGAACAGGAGACCGAGGAACATTTGGATGAACTCGCATTTTTGACCGAAACTCTCGGTGCCAAAACCGTATACCGATTCACCCAGAAAATGGAAAAACCTGACATCCGAACCTTTGTGGGATCAGGAAAACTGGAGGAAATTCAGGCTTACATTAAGCATTTTGAGGTGGACATGGTCATATTCGATGATGACTTATCCCCTTCGCAAATGCGAAATCTAGAAAATGAACTCAAGGTAAAAATCTACGATAGATCCCTTTTGATTCTGGATATTTTCCTGAAAAGAGCCCAGACTGCACAGGCCAAAACCCAAGTGGAACTGGCAAGATTCCAATACCTCCTGCCTAGATTGACCAGAATGTGGACTCACCTGGAGCGGCAAAGAGGTGGTACATCTACCCGTGGAGGAGCAGGTGAAAAGGAGATCGAAACAGATAAGCGAAACATACGAAACCGCATCACCCTGCTGAAGCAAAAGCTACGAGAAATCGAAAAACAAGGCGAAACGCAACGTAAAGGCAGAAAAGGAATAGTCCGCGTGGCCGTGGTAGGTTATACCAATGTGGGTAAAAGCACACTGATGAACCTGATCACCAAGACGGACATCCTAGCCGAAAACAAGCTTTTTGCCACGGTAGATTCCACCGTGCGCAAGGTGGTGCTGGACACTATTCCATTTCTGTTGTCAGATACGGTAGGTTTCATACGCAAGCTCCCTACTCACCTGATCGAGGCGTTTAAATCCACCCTAGATGAGATCCGAGAGGCAGATCTACTGGTGCATGTGGTGGATATATCACATCCGCACTTCGAAGACCACATTGCCGTAGTCACCCAGACGCTTAATGAGATCAAAGCTGGAGATAAGCCTGTTCTCCTGGTCTTTAATAAAACGGATCTGGTAGAAACCATGCCCAGTGAGGAAGAAAGCATGAACATGTCCGAGCATGAACTAGAAGAGGCAAATTATGTGGATTTTGCTGCACTGGCAGAGTCCTATGGCAAAAAAACCGGTATTCCGCCGGTCTTCATGGCCGCTGGTAATGGTACCAATGTGGAGGAATTTCGTGAAGCGCTGATCACTGAAGTGAAAAAACAACACCGTAAAATCTACCCGCACTACCTAGATGATCAGACTTTCAGTATAAACTAA
- the rfbC gene encoding dTDP-4-dehydrorhamnose 3,5-epimerase, with protein MVEIKQTALAGVLEIFPKVFKDQRGYFFESYREDWLQQEGVAHGWVQDNQSFSQKGTVRGLHFQRGEYAQAKLVRVIQGKVLDVVVDLRKDSPTFGQSYSALLTTEANNLMYVPVGFAHGFSVLEDAIFAYKCSNYYHKESEGGIRWNDPKLAIDWRVSEPIISEKDKDWPTIEEFKLSEGGL; from the coding sequence ATGGTCGAAATCAAGCAAACAGCCCTAGCAGGGGTTTTAGAAATATTTCCAAAAGTTTTTAAAGATCAAAGAGGCTATTTCTTTGAGTCGTATCGTGAAGATTGGCTTCAGCAAGAAGGAGTTGCGCATGGCTGGGTGCAGGACAATCAGAGCTTTTCTCAAAAAGGAACCGTTCGTGGCCTGCATTTTCAGCGTGGTGAATATGCTCAGGCCAAACTGGTGCGGGTGATCCAAGGCAAGGTGCTGGATGTAGTCGTAGATCTAAGAAAGGATTCTCCTACTTTTGGGCAAAGCTATTCAGCATTGTTGACCACTGAGGCAAACAATCTAATGTACGTACCCGTAGGTTTTGCTCATGGGTTTTCAGTTTTGGAAGATGCGATTTTTGCCTACAAGTGTTCTAATTATTACCACAAGGAAAGTGAAGGAGGAATACGCTGGAATGACCCAAAATTGGCCATAGATTGGCGAGTATCTGAGCCGATCATCTCAGAGAAGGACAAAGATTGGCCGACTATCGAAGAATTTAAATTAAGTGAAGGAGGATTGTAA
- a CDS encoding tyrosine-protein phosphatase — MGFLDLFKKKPEIIEDLHLGWLEVDMHSHLIPGIDDGSKTMEESLHLIKRMEDYGLRKIITTPHIMSEYYRNTPEIIRMGLEDLRKAAKKEGINVEIDAAAEYYMDEIFLEKIKEGQEVLTFGDNYILVETGFINKPQMLLEIIFQLEMAGFKPILAHPERYQYLIADKKLLEDLLDRNILFQVNLLSLTGFYSKQVKDFGESLLETGQVRFFGTDCHNPRYLDMLETLPKSKVYDKIKQLNLLNTTL, encoded by the coding sequence ATGGGGTTTTTAGACCTTTTTAAAAAGAAGCCAGAAATAATCGAAGATTTACATCTGGGTTGGCTGGAAGTGGATATGCACTCCCACCTGATTCCTGGGATAGATGATGGCTCTAAGACTATGGAGGAGTCTCTGCACCTGATCAAGCGTATGGAAGATTATGGTCTGAGAAAGATTATCACCACTCCGCATATCATGTCTGAGTACTATAGAAATACTCCTGAAATCATCCGGATGGGCTTGGAGGATCTACGCAAGGCTGCCAAAAAAGAAGGGATCAATGTGGAGATAGACGCTGCGGCCGAATACTACATGGATGAAATCTTTCTGGAGAAAATCAAGGAAGGGCAAGAGGTACTCACCTTCGGGGACAATTACATTTTGGTAGAAACAGGTTTTATCAATAAACCGCAAATGTTGCTTGAAATTATCTTCCAATTGGAAATGGCTGGTTTCAAGCCTATTCTGGCGCACCCAGAGCGCTACCAATACCTGATTGCTGATAAGAAACTTCTGGAAGACCTTCTGGATAGAAACATACTTTTCCAGGTGAATCTCCTTTCTTTGACGGGGTTTTACTCCAAGCAGGTGAAGGATTTTGGGGAGTCGCTGCTTGAGACAGGTCAGGTCCGTTTCTTTGGTACAGACTGCCACAACCCCCGGTATCTGGACATGCTGGAAACCCTGCCAAAGTCAAAGGTTTACGATAAAATCAAGCAGCTAAACCTGCTGAATACTACGCTTTGA
- a CDS encoding NAD-dependent epimerase/dehydratase family protein: MKILITGITGLFGSYLAREFAPMGEIHGFRRKNSSARLLEGSDFPVTWHEGDLSDIASLEEAMRGIDLVIHAAGKVSFDPKHEELLHEVNVKGTTHVVNAMLNSGVPKLVYVSSVSAIGRSAEQSRIDENFKWVKSPLNTDYGVSKYLAELEAWRGEQEGLELLVVNPSILLGKIKDDRSSTDIYQYVLEERKYYPVGDLNYIDVRDAAQQVRALVENNHWGERFILNNARISYQEFFAEMAGVFGKKAPSRPLSGNLLNLVVFGSSILRKVGLSKVQLGKKSALLSQQKVFFDNAKVNRVLNPKYTSLKDTFLAAK, translated from the coding sequence ATGAAAATCCTCATCACTGGTATTACTGGATTATTTGGAAGCTACCTGGCTAGGGAGTTTGCCCCCATGGGCGAAATACATGGCTTTCGTAGAAAGAACTCCTCTGCGAGATTGCTGGAGGGTAGTGATTTTCCGGTTACCTGGCATGAGGGCGATCTTTCGGATATCGCATCGCTGGAGGAAGCCATGCGTGGTATTGATCTAGTGATTCATGCCGCGGGCAAAGTCTCATTTGATCCAAAACATGAGGAGCTGCTGCATGAGGTGAATGTCAAAGGGACTACCCATGTGGTGAATGCGATGCTGAACAGTGGGGTTCCCAAACTGGTTTACGTCAGTTCGGTCTCGGCTATAGGGCGAAGTGCTGAGCAATCCAGGATAGATGAGAATTTTAAATGGGTCAAATCCCCGCTGAACACGGATTACGGGGTGTCAAAATATCTGGCTGAGTTAGAAGCCTGGAGAGGAGAGCAGGAAGGATTGGAATTGCTGGTCGTAAACCCATCCATTCTTCTGGGGAAAATCAAGGACGATAGGAGCTCCACTGACATTTATCAGTATGTTTTGGAAGAAAGAAAGTATTATCCTGTAGGCGATCTGAATTACATAGATGTGCGTGATGCGGCCCAGCAAGTAAGAGCACTTGTGGAGAATAATCACTGGGGAGAGCGCTTCATATTGAACAATGCGCGTATTTCCTATCAGGAGTTTTTTGCAGAGATGGCCGGAGTATTTGGAAAAAAAGCTCCATCCAGGCCTCTTTCCGGAAACCTTTTAAACCTAGTGGTTTTCGGAAGCAGTATTCTGCGAAAAGTCGGGCTGAGCAAAGTGCAATTGGGTAAAAAATCTGCTTTGCTTTCCCAGCAGAAAGTGTTTTTCGACAATGCTAAGGTCAATCGCGTGCTCAATCCAAAGTATACCTCCTTGAAAGACACCTTTCTTGCCGCAAAATAA
- a CDS encoding tetratricopeptide repeat protein yields MTGDHDQDWENDKKLVERFENSLKSNLDLYFEEEELEDVIRFYFDQQKFLKALRASEFSLERFPFSVEIKLLKAQCLIFNDELEEGLEILENINNISPNNEEIILALANAHILAGTPQFGIEILENFLPLAEDKAEVYYSLGNLYRVQNKNEKASYYFKEAVKNRINHEDALFQLAMITEEEGSFDEILHFYQEFIDQDPYSAGAWYNLGVVYNRLGRYEDAIKAYDYAILIDDTFASAYFNLGNALMNTKQYELALEAYQNTINCEGANSENCCYIGAAYEKLNKIDEAFKYFKKSAKFDEEYDDAWFGLGMCMLKKEKYFEAIHYFKKALKLTKENPNYWVGLADAEFQLGNMQASSEAYEEAINLEPGILETYINLALIYHEQNRFEEAIDVTREGIEELPEEAELYYRMVVYLIKMGNYKEAFSFLENGLTLDFEKHTVLYDLMPELKQQKALYKIIAQYREESPES; encoded by the coding sequence ATGACTGGAGATCACGATCAAGATTGGGAAAACGACAAAAAGCTGGTAGAACGGTTTGAAAATTCCCTAAAATCCAATCTGGACCTTTATTTTGAAGAGGAGGAACTGGAAGATGTTATCCGCTTTTATTTTGATCAGCAGAAATTTCTGAAGGCACTTCGGGCATCAGAATTTTCACTGGAGAGGTTTCCGTTTTCGGTAGAGATCAAGCTGCTCAAGGCGCAGTGTTTGATATTCAACGATGAGCTGGAAGAAGGTTTAGAAATCCTGGAAAACATCAATAATATATCTCCAAACAATGAGGAGATTATTTTGGCATTGGCAAATGCCCATATTCTTGCAGGCACACCGCAATTTGGGATAGAAATTCTGGAAAATTTCCTACCTCTGGCAGAGGATAAGGCTGAGGTCTATTATTCTCTGGGTAACCTGTACCGGGTTCAGAACAAAAACGAAAAAGCCAGCTACTACTTCAAGGAAGCAGTGAAAAACCGCATCAACCATGAAGATGCCCTGTTTCAGCTGGCCATGATCACAGAAGAAGAAGGGTCCTTTGATGAGATTTTGCATTTCTATCAGGAATTTATCGATCAGGATCCTTACAGCGCAGGGGCTTGGTATAATCTGGGGGTGGTGTACAATCGCCTCGGTAGATATGAAGATGCGATCAAAGCCTACGATTATGCCATTCTGATCGACGATACCTTTGCATCAGCCTATTTTAATCTGGGCAATGCCCTGATGAATACCAAGCAATACGAGCTCGCACTGGAAGCCTATCAAAACACCATTAACTGTGAAGGGGCTAATTCAGAAAACTGCTGCTACATAGGCGCTGCTTATGAAAAACTCAATAAGATAGACGAGGCTTTCAAGTACTTCAAAAAATCAGCAAAATTTGATGAGGAGTATGATGATGCTTGGTTTGGGCTGGGGATGTGCATGCTAAAGAAGGAAAAGTACTTCGAAGCCATACATTATTTTAAGAAAGCCCTCAAACTCACGAAAGAAAATCCGAATTATTGGGTAGGACTGGCCGATGCAGAATTTCAATTGGGAAATATGCAGGCGAGCTCTGAAGCGTATGAAGAAGCGATCAATCTGGAGCCTGGGATTCTGGAAACCTATATAAATCTGGCACTTATCTATCATGAGCAGAACAGATTTGAAGAGGCGATAGACGTGACCAGAGAAGGAATAGAGGAGCTTCCTGAAGAAGCAGAGCTGTATTATCGCATGGTAGTTTACCTGATCAAAATGGGCAATTACAAAGAGGCGTTTTCATTTTTGGAAAATGGGTTAACTTTGGACTTCGAAAAGCATACGGTCTTATACGATCTCATGCCTGAGCTGAAGCAGCAGAAGGCCTTGTATAAGATAATTGCCCAATATCGGGAGGAAAGTCCCGAGTCCTAA
- a CDS encoding phosphosulfolactate synthase, whose product MNYELNNIPVRTEKPRTKGFTMAMDKGLSLRATEDFVDSCADYVDIVKLGWATSYVTKNLSEKLAIYKEAGIPVYLGGTLFEAFIVRGQFDDYRKVLDRYNLSFAEVSDGSISLNHDKKCEFISTLAQQVTVLSEVGSKDAAKIIPPYKWIEQMQTELDAGAWKVIGEAREGGNVGLFRDSGEVRQGLVEEILTQIPEERIIWEAPIKSQQVWFIKLIGANVNLGNISPSEVIPLETIRLGLRGDTFDHFLGEIKL is encoded by the coding sequence ATGAATTATGAGCTGAATAATATCCCCGTTCGGACTGAAAAGCCACGGACAAAGGGATTTACCATGGCCATGGACAAAGGCCTTAGCCTAAGAGCCACCGAAGATTTTGTTGACAGTTGTGCAGATTACGTGGATATCGTAAAACTCGGTTGGGCTACATCTTATGTGACTAAAAACCTCAGTGAGAAACTTGCTATTTACAAAGAAGCTGGAATTCCTGTTTATCTGGGAGGAACACTCTTTGAAGCTTTTATAGTAAGAGGGCAGTTTGATGATTATAGAAAAGTTCTCGACCGCTATAACCTCTCTTTTGCGGAGGTGTCTGATGGATCGATCTCCCTCAATCATGATAAAAAGTGCGAATTCATCTCCACCCTAGCTCAGCAGGTAACGGTACTTTCCGAAGTGGGATCTAAAGATGCCGCGAAAATCATCCCACCATATAAGTGGATAGAGCAGATGCAGACTGAACTGGACGCTGGAGCCTGGAAAGTAATCGGAGAAGCCAGAGAAGGTGGAAACGTGGGGCTGTTCAGAGATTCAGGTGAAGTGAGGCAGGGACTGGTAGAGGAAATTTTGACGCAAATCCCGGAAGAACGTATTATCTGGGAAGCCCCTATCAAATCCCAGCAAGTGTGGTTTATCAAACTGATCGGTGCCAATGTAAATCTTGGAAACATCAGTCCATCTGAAGTGATTCCTTTGGAAACGATCCGATTGGGACTGAGAGGAGATACATTTGATCACTTTTTGGGAGAAATTAAATTGTAA
- a CDS encoding DUF368 domain-containing protein — protein sequence MDFIKKYILTYLKGMGMGAADIVPGVSGGSIALITGIYEELLRSINSFNGDNLKLLIKFQFKAFFQAVNGAFLISLFLGILTSIFSLSKLITFLMLEHPIPLWSFFCGLILISAFLILKDIKNWSLGVVIALILGTVVAYFITELPPTSSPDAVWFTFLAGAIAICAMILPGISGSFILLILGQYERILQAVSERDFVTLGVFAVGCIIGLLSFSRVISWLLKRFYSLTIGLLSGFMLGSINKLWPWKIVTAYRTSSSGEQKPFLTENLSPSAYLEQTGMEPNLMWASMAFLLGIVLVFGIDRLAAYLSKS from the coding sequence ATGGATTTTATCAAAAAATATATACTCACTTACCTGAAAGGTATGGGTATGGGAGCAGCGGATATAGTACCTGGCGTATCAGGAGGGTCCATAGCACTGATCACGGGCATCTACGAGGAGCTACTGCGGAGCATCAATTCATTCAATGGGGATAATCTGAAGCTATTAATCAAATTTCAGTTTAAAGCTTTTTTCCAAGCAGTGAACGGAGCCTTTTTGATCAGCTTGTTTTTGGGGATTTTGACCAGCATTTTCTCTCTTTCCAAGCTTATCACGTTCCTCATGCTGGAGCATCCCATTCCGCTGTGGTCATTTTTCTGTGGTTTGATTCTGATCAGTGCTTTTCTTATTCTGAAGGATATCAAAAACTGGAGCTTAGGTGTAGTGATTGCTTTGATCCTTGGCACTGTGGTGGCTTATTTCATTACCGAGCTTCCGCCGACTAGTAGCCCAGATGCAGTATGGTTTACATTCCTGGCAGGAGCTATTGCGATTTGTGCTATGATTTTGCCGGGGATAAGCGGGAGTTTTATTCTGCTTATTTTGGGTCAGTACGAAAGGATTCTCCAAGCAGTTTCAGAACGTGATTTTGTGACGCTTGGCGTTTTTGCGGTAGGATGTATCATAGGCCTATTGAGTTTCAGTAGAGTGATTTCTTGGCTGTTAAAGCGGTTTTACTCCCTTACCATTGGATTGTTATCAGGTTTTATGCTTGGGTCTATCAATAAACTTTGGCCATGGAAGATAGTCACTGCTTACAGGACCTCTTCCAGCGGGGAGCAAAAGCCCTTTTTGACCGAAAACCTTTCTCCTTCAGCCTACCTAGAGCAGACGGGTATGGAACCTAACCTGATGTGGGCAAGCATGGCTTTCCTTTTAGGAATAGTTCTGGTTTTTGGTATAGATAGATTAGCAGCATATTTGAGTAAATCATGA
- a CDS encoding shikimate dehydrogenase family protein has product MRKFGLIGHPLTHSFSKKFFSEKFEKEGIEGCTYELYDIPDARDLEDILEENPEIEGINVTIPHKEDVIALMDDLEEACEEIGAVNCIHIQDGIRTGYNTDYIGFKNSLSPWLGDAKVKALILGTGGASKAVKQALIDLDIEFLYVSRIEDEDQITYEDLAADPEIMKTHHLIVNTTPLGTFPNVEGMPAIPLEQFSPSHFVYDLVYNPPVTTLMQACLDAGGKAKNGHEMLILQAEASWEIWNS; this is encoded by the coding sequence ATGAGAAAATTTGGACTGATAGGACATCCTTTGACACATTCTTTTTCAAAGAAATTTTTCTCAGAGAAATTTGAAAAGGAAGGGATTGAGGGCTGTACCTATGAATTGTATGACATCCCCGATGCACGAGACTTGGAAGATATTCTAGAGGAAAATCCAGAGATAGAAGGCATCAATGTGACTATTCCCCACAAGGAAGATGTCATAGCATTGATGGATGATCTGGAAGAAGCCTGTGAGGAAATTGGTGCAGTAAATTGTATTCATATCCAGGATGGGATTCGCACAGGTTATAATACCGATTACATAGGATTCAAAAATTCGCTTTCTCCCTGGCTTGGCGATGCGAAAGTAAAAGCGTTGATTTTAGGGACTGGCGGAGCATCCAAAGCTGTAAAGCAGGCATTGATAGATTTGGATATTGAGTTTCTCTATGTTTCAAGAATAGAAGATGAGGATCAAATCACTTACGAAGATCTTGCTGCTGACCCGGAGATTATGAAGACACATCATCTGATTGTGAATACCACGCCTCTTGGCACTTTTCCAAATGTGGAAGGCATGCCTGCCATTCCCCTGGAGCAATTTTCCCCATCTCATTTTGTGTACGATTTGGTATATAATCCTCCAGTGACTACGCTAATGCAAGCTTGCTTGGATGCTGGAGGAAAAGCTAAAAATGGGCATGAAATGCTAATACTTCAGGCAGAAGCTTCTTGGGAGATCTGGAATTCTTAA